Proteins encoded in a region of the Esox lucius isolate fEsoLuc1 chromosome 9, fEsoLuc1.pri, whole genome shotgun sequence genome:
- the usp34 gene encoding ubiquitin carboxyl-terminal hydrolase 34 isoform X3: MCENCAELVEVLNEISDADSTEGLQLKKEHALRVFSYISSWTQRQCLCCFKEYKHLEVFNQLVYALINLVIAQVTSLREHLCSATSQAGDTEAGGGAERASTEWGGADGTGVGGAGPQPPPSPGEDEPLNVERDSAEEDAAGDLPEQNQNKNDQNQGDGASQAQQEAPRPDECSSGSGLSGSGTVANCLDSQAQADPFGSWSTEDREKLLLCAAKIFQIQFPLYTAYKHNTHPTIEDISAHESNILGSFCDMNDVEVPLHLLRYVCLFCGKHGLSLMKDCFESGTPESLPFPIAHAFITIVSNIRIWLHIPAVMQHIIPFRTYVIRYLCKLSDQELRQSAARNMADLMWSTVKEPLDSALCFDKESLDLAFKYFMSPTLTMRLAGLSQITNQLHTFNDVCNNESLVSDTETSIAKELADWLINNNVVEHIFGPNLHIEIIKQCQVILNFLAAEGRLSTQHVDCIWAAAQLKHCSRYIHDLFPSLIKNLDPVPLRHVLNLVSGLHPSAHTEQTLYLASMLIKALWNNALAAKAQLSKQSSFASLLNTNVPMGNKKGSPAASPDSSDNSDTHHSGGSDMEMDEQMMSSSKRGQQRLSDTEESMQGSSDETANSVEEGSSGPGSSSGRSEGSSNEAGSSRASQSAGSPGSELHSDDMADSEALKEEEEEEEDDEEDEEDDDEEDDEEGSSRGVAADGGPQKEPRDPPEVRKRKAGEALGEGPSERTDRGGGGGPKPTGLPFNPEGASAMVTVGSGGLGEGRMRMLDACSISSRPEGSEQPQQQSEMGGPSTHMGSGPQEPPCLPHPGDFLGDTMGNELFNCRRFIGPHHHHHHHHHNHHEGHMVEDMLSADDVSCSSSQISAKSEKNMADFDGEESGCEEELVQINSHAELSSHLQQHLPNLASIYHEHMVQGPQVHKHQYSGHAVTDINLDNVCKKGSTLLWDLVQDEDAIHLSEGLINEAEKLLCSLVCWFTDRQIRMRFIEGCLENLAHHRSVVVSLRLLPKLFGTFQQFGSSYDTHWITMWAEKELHMMKLFFENLLHYIQEVREQRHKFALYGHSAEVQVRLQFLTCVFSTLGSPDHFRLSLEQVDILWHCLVEDGECYDDALHWFLNQVRSKDQHAMGMETYKHLFLEKMPQLKPETISMTGLNLFQHLCNLARLATSAYDSSSNCELCGMDQLWGIALRAQSADISRAAIQYINSYYINAGKTGLEKEQEFICKCMESLMMASANLEKDAHSGLTVIERGLLMLKTHLEAFRRRFAYHLRQWQIQGTGISSHLKALSDKQSLPLRIVCQPAGLPDKMTIEMYPSDQVADLRAEVTHWYENLQKEQMNQQAQLQEFGQSSRQGDFPGGLIGPVRMISSGHELTTDYDEKTLHELGFKDMQMVFVSLGAPRRERKGEGVQLPASCLPPPQKEHIPMLLLLQEPHLTTLFDLLEMLACFKPPSPSAMGDSPENLRCEELHLHAENLSRRVWELLMLLPTCPNMLLAFQNIVDDTGGEGLCWKDLLRIKSPHKLLYALEIIEALGKPNRRIHRESTGSYSDLYPDSDDSSEDQIENSKNSWSCKFVSSGGLQLLLEIFNSAILEPKDQESWTVWLLDCLACLLKLICQFAVDPADLDLAYHDVFSWSGLTDSQRKRAWPGKSRKAAGDHGKGLHIPRLTEVFLGLVQGTNLIQRLINVAYTYDNLAHRVLKAQSEHRSRHEVTHYSMWLLVSWAHCCSVVKSSLADSDHLHDWLKKLTLLVPETAVRHEACNGLYKLSLSGLEGGESINRSFLLLAASTLLKFLPDAQALKPLRVEDYEEEPMLRTGCKEYFWLLCKLIDNIHVKDASQTTLLDLDALARHLADCIRSREILDQQDSAIEDDGLTGLLRLATSVLKHKPPFKFSREGQEFLRDVHNLLFLLPSLADRAQPKCKSHAARAAAYDLLVETVKGSVENYRLLHNWVLSQHMQASHAPYKWDYWPHDDVRAECRFVGLTNLGATCYLASTIQQLYMIPEARQAVFTAKYAEEIKHKTTLLELQKMFTYLMESERKAYNPRPFCKTYTMDKQPLNTGEQKDMTEFFTDLITKIEEMSHDLKNTVKTLFGGVITNNVVSLDCDHVSQTAEEFYTVRCQVADMKNIYESLDEVTIKDTLEGDNMYTCSQCGKKVRAEKRACFKKLPRILSFNTMRYTFNMVTMMKEKVNTHFSFPLRLDMTPYTEDFLMAKGDRKEGFREEGEAKVAESYEYDLIGVTVHTGTADGGHYYSFIRDIVNPHAYKNNKWYLFNDAEVKPFDSAQLASECFGGEMTTKTYDSVTDKFMDFSFEKTHSAYMLFYKRVESEEENAKDFNFDVSPDLLEWIWQDNMQFLQDKNIFEHTYFGFMWQLCSSIPSTLPDPKAISLMTAKLSTSFVLETFIHSKEKPTMLQWIELLTKQFNNSQAACEWFLDRMADDNWWPMQILIKCPNQIVRQMFQRLCIHVIQRLRPVHAHLYLQPGMEDGSDDMDGPVEDIGSRSCVTRFVKTLLSIMEHGVKPHSKHLTEYFAFLYEFAKMGEEESQFLLSLQAISIMVHFYMGTKGPENPQVEVLSEEEGEEEEEEEDILSLAEEKYRPAALEKMIALIALLVEQSRSERHLTLSQSDMAALTGGKGFPFLFQHIRDGINIRQTCNLIFSLCRYNNRLAEHIVSMLFTSIAKLTPEVSTDAANPFFKLLTMLMELSGGPPGMPSFASYILQRIWEVIEFNPSQCLDWLAVQTPRNKLAHSWVLQNMENWVERFLLAHNYPRVRTSAAYLLVSLIPSNSFRQMFRSTRSLHIPTRDLPLSPDTTVVLHQVYNLLLGLLGRAKLYVDAAVHGTTKLVQYFSFMTYCLISKTEKLMFSGYFMDLWNLFQPKLSEPAIATNHNKQALLSFWYNVCMECPENVRLVVQNPVVTKNIAFNYILADHDDQEVVLFNRGMLPAYYGILRMCCEQSPVFTRQLASHQNIQWAFKNLTPHASQYPGAVEELFNLMQLFVAQRSDMKEEELEDVKQFKKTTISCYLRCLDGRSCWTTLISAFRVLLENDEDRLLVVFNRGLILMTESFNTLHMMYHEATACHVTGDLVELLSIFLSVLKATRPYLQRKDVKQALIQWQERIDFAHKLLTLLNSYSPPELRNACLDVLKELVLLSPHDFLHTLVPFLQHNHCTYHHSNIPMSFGPYLPCRENIKLMGGKNNIRPPRPELNMCLLPSMVETSKGKDEVYDRMLLDYFLSYHQFIHLLCRVAINCEKFTETLVKLSVLIAYEGLPLHLALFPKLWTELCQSQSALAKTCVKLLCEDPAFGEYIKCILMDERTFLNSNMAYSFLTCFLHKVQSQVLSGPSCANLISLLVTNLLNEYHSLQPELASHRLELSKTSGLLNADLRALALMLSIHTPQALDPALGPALQELLSKCRACVQQRSTLEQEAKDRKAKAEEEGATPVKRRRVSSDDGPGEGTSAGTGGVTGPGPGCASSALPPCAELKPEPQEALTPASTSDTETRDSSSLIDPGTEHDPPSPDPATANCSQSPGDASPKEEKMEASSSSSSSSSSSSSSLPETGESSYGGGGGRGGGEPQSSQTQQAASAEDEERRKEEMAVAMDETDEEREAGSNPCGGSATPASEDAAFPSALGLEGEGPEIPGCSSHTPSQALTNSAPPLDTLDMLYRTVEATIAVVTKLSGKGSCADSS; the protein is encoded by the exons GATGTGGAGGTCCCTTTGCACTTGCTGCGCTATGTGTGCCTGTTCTGCGGCAAGCACGGCCTGTCCCTCATGAAGGACTGTTTCGAGTCTGGTACGCCCGAGAGCCTGCCTTTCCCCATCGCCCACGCCTTCATCACCATCGTCTCCAAC atccggATATGGTTACACATTCCTGCCGTCATGCAGCACATCATACCCTTCCGCACGTATGTAATACG gtacCTCTGCAAACTGTCGGACCAGGAGCTGCGTCAGAGTGCAGCGCGCAACATGGCCGACCTGATGTGGAGCACGGTGAAGGAGCCGCTGGACAGTGCACTGTGCTTTGACAAGGAAAGCCTGGATCTGGCCTTCAAGTACTTCATGTCCCCCACGCTCACTATGAGGCTGGCCGGCCTCAGTCAAATCACG AATCAGCTCCACACATTCAACGATGTCTGTAATAATGAGTCCCTGGTGTCGGACACCGAAAC GTCAATAGCAAAGGAACTAGCTGACTGGCTAATCAACAACAATGTGGTTGAGCACATCTTTGGACCAAATTTGCACATAGAA ATCATTAAACAGTGCCAAGTGATCCTGAATTTCCTGGCAGCGGAGGGCAGACTCAGCACACAGCATGTGGACTGCATCTGGGCCGCAGCTCAG CTGAAGCACTGTAGCCGTTACATCCACGACTTGTTCCCCTCGCTCATCAAAAACCTGGACCCAGTGCCGCTGCGCCACGTACTCAACCTGGTATCGGGCCTTCACCCCAGCGCCCACACCGAGCAG ACCCTGTACCTGGCCTCCATGCTGATCAAGGCGCTGTGGAACAACGCCTTGGCCGCCAAGGCCCAGCTCTCCAAGCAGAGCTCGTTCGCCTCGCTTCTCAACACCAACGTACCCATGGGCAACAAGAAAG GCTCCCCGGCGGCAAGCCCCGACAGCAGCGACAACAGCGACACGCATCACAGCGGCGGCAGCGACATGGAGATGGACGAGCAGATGATGAGCAGCAGCAAGCGGGGCCAGCAGAGGCTCTCGGACACTGAG GAGTCGATGCAGGGCAGCTCAGACGAGACGGCCAACAGCGTGGAGGAGGGCAGCAGCGGGCCAGGTAGCAGCAGCGGCCGCAGCGAAGGCTCTAGTAACGAGGCGGGCTCCAGCCGCGCCAGCCAGTCGGCCGGGAGTCCTGGCAGTGAGCTGCATTCGGACGACATGGCTGACAGCGAGGCCctcaaggaggaggaggaggaagaggaggacgatGAAGAGGACGAGGAAGATGATGACGAGGAGGATGACGAAGAAGGGAGCAGCCGGGGTGTGGCGGCTGATGGTGGCCCGCAAAAGGAGCCGCGGGACCCACCGGAGGTCAGGAAGCGGAAGGCGGGTGAGGCTTTAGGGGAGGGGCCGAGCGAAAGAACCgatagagggggaggaggtgggcCCAAACCAACAGGTTTGCCTTTTAACCCAGAGGGGGCCAGTGCTATGGTAACCGTGGGGTCTGGAGGGTTGGGGGAGGGCCGCATGAGGATGCTGGATGCCTGCTCGATCTCCTCCCGGCCAGAGGGGTCCGAACAGCCCCAACAACAGTCAGAAATGGGTGGCCCCTCTACCCACATGGGCTCCGGCCCACAAGAGCCCCCCTGTCTGCCCCACCCCGGTGACTTCCTGGGGGACACCATGGGCAATGAGCTGTTCAACTGCCGTCGATTCATTGggccccaccaccaccatcaccaccaccatcacaacCATCATGAGGG GCACATGGTGGAGGACATGCTGAGCGCTGATGATGTGTCCTGCAGCAGCTCTCAGATCAGCGCCAAGTCAGAGAAAAACATGGCCGACTTTGACGGCGAGGAGTCCGGCTGCGAGGAGGAGCTGGTGCAGATCAACTCTCACGCCGAGCTCAGCTCCCACCTGCAGCAGCACCTGCCCAACCTGGCCTCCATCTACCACGAGCACATGGTGCAAG GGCCGCAGGTCCACAAGCACCAGTATTCTGGCCACGCCGTCACAGACATCAACCTGGACAACGTGTGTAAGAAGGGCAGCACTCTGCTGTGGGATCTGGTTCAGGACGAGGATGCG ATCCACCTATCCGAGGGCCTGATCAACGAGGCAGAGAAGTTACTGTGCTCTCTGGTCTGCTGGTTTACCGACCGGCAGATTCGCATGCGCTTCATTGAGGGCTGCCTGGAGAACCTTGCCCATCACAG GTCCGTGGTCGTCTCTCTGCGGCTCCTCCCCAAACTTTTTGGCACATTTCAGCAGTTCGGCTCCAGCTACGACACTCATTGGATCACAAT GTGGGCGGAGAAGGAGCTCCACATGATGAAGCTCTTCTTTGAGAACCTGCTGCACTACATTCAGGAAGTCAGAGAGCAGAGGCACAAGTTTGCCCTCTACGGTCACAGCGCTGAAGTCCAAGTGCGCCTGCAGTTCCTGACCTGCGTCTTCTCCACCCTGGGATCCCCAGACCACTTCA GACTGAGCTTGGAGCAGGTGGACATCCTGTGGCACTGCCTGGTGGAGGACGGGGAGTGCTATGACGACGCGCTGCACTGGTTCCTCAACCAGGTTCGAAGCAAAGACCAGCACGCCATGGGCATGGAGACCTACAAACACCTGTTCCTGGAAAAG ATGCCCCAGCTGAAGCCGGAGACCATCAGTATGACAGGCCTTAATCTCTTCCAGCACCTCTGTAACCTGGCCCGTCTGGCCACCAGCGCCTATGACAGCAGCTCCAACTgcgag CTCTGTGGGATGGACCAGCTATGGGGAATCGCCCTCAGGGCCCAGTCTGCTGACATCAGCCGCGCCGCCATCCAGTACATCAACTCCTACTACATCAACG CTGGTAAGACGGGCCTGGAGAAAGAGCAGGAGTTCATCTGTAAGTGCATGGAGAGCCTGATGATGGCCTCGGCCAACCTAGAGAAGGATGCCCACTCCGGCCTCACTGTCATCGAGAGGGGCCTCCTCATGCTCAAAACCCACCTGGAGGCCTTCAGACGCAG GTTTGCCTACCACCTGCGTCAGTGGCAGATCCAGGGCACGGGCATCAGTAGCCACCTGAAGGCGCTGAGCGACAAGCAGTCTCTGCCACTGAGGATCGTGTGCCAGCCGGCCGGCCTGCCCGACAAG ATGACCATCGAGATGTACCCCAGTGACCAAGTGGCAGACCTGCGGGCTGAGGTGACCCACTGGTACGAGAACCTTCAGAAGGAGCAGATGAACCAGCAGGCCCAGCTCCAGGAGTTTGGCCAAAGCAGCCGCCAGGGGGACTTCCCAG GGGGTTTGATCGGTCCGGTCAGAATGATCTCCTCCGGTCACGAGCTGACCACCGATTATGATGAGAAGACCCTGCATGAACTGGGCTTTAAAGACATGCAG ATGGTGTTCGTCTCGCTGGGCGCGCCCCGGCGGGAGCGTAAAGGCGAGGGGGTGCAGCTACCAGCCTCGTgcctcccccctccccaaaagGAGCACATCCCCATgctgctgctcctccaggaGCCCCACCTCACCACCCTGTTTGACCTGCTGGAGATGCTGGCCTGTTTCAAGCCCCCCAGCCCCAGTGCCATGGGAGACAGCCctgag AACCTGAGGTGTGAGGAGCTGCACCTCCATGCTGAGAACCTGTCCAGGCGTGTCTGGGAGCTGCTCATGCTGCTTCCTACGTGTCCCAACATGCTGCTAGCCTTCCAGAATATCGTCGATGACACG GGGGGTGAAGGTCTGTGCTGGAAGGACCTGCTGAGGATCAAAAGCCCCCACAAGCTGCTGTATGCCCTAGAGATCATCGAGGCCCTGGGCAAGCCCAACCGCCGGATCCACCGCGAGTCCACG GGGAGTTACAGTGACCTGTATCCAGACTCTGATGACTCGAGTGAGGACCAAATCGAGAACAGTAAAAACTCCTGGAGCTGCAAG TTTGTGTCATCCGGAGGGCTTCAGTTGCTTTTGGAGATCTTCAACTCTGCAATCCTGGAACCCAAGGATCAGGAGTCGTGGACAGTG TGGTTGCTGGACTGCCTGGCTTGCCTGCTGAAGCTCATCTGCCAGTTCGCGGTGGACCCGGCCGACCTGGACCTGGCCTACCATGATGTATTCTCGTGGTCGGGCCTCACCGACAGCCAACGCAAACGAGCCTGGCCCGGCAAGTCGCGTAAGGCCGCCGGCGACCACGGCAAAGGCCTACACATCCCTCGCCTCACAGAG gttttccTGGGGCTTGTCCAAGGCACAAACCTAATCCAGCGCTTGATTAACGTGGCTTACACTTACGACAACCTCGCGCACCG AGTTTTAAAGGCCCAGTCAGAGCACCGGTCTCGACATGAAG TGACCCACTACTCCATGTGGCTGCTGGTGAGCTGGGCCCACTGCTGCTCAGTGGTCAAGTCCAGTCTGGCCGACAGCGACCACCTCCACGACTGGCTCAAGAAGCTCACCTTGCTGGTACCTGAG ACGGCGGTGCGCCACGAGGCGTGCAACGGCCTGTACAAGCTCTCCCTGTCTGGCCTGGAGGGAGGCGAGTCCATCAACAGGTCCTTCCTGCTGCTGGCCGCGTCGACGCTGCTCAAGTTCCTGCCCGACGCGCAGGCCCTGAAACCTCTACGG GTGGAAGACTATGAAGAGGAGCCCATGTTAAGGACCGGCTGTAAAGAGTACTTCTGGCTGCTGTGCAAGCTCATTGACAACATCCACGTTAAAGATGCCAGCCAGACCACCCTGTTGGACCTGGACGCGCTCGCCCGACACCTGGCCGACTGCATACGGAG CCGCGAGATCCTGGACCAGCAGGACAGTGCCATCGAGGACGACGGCCTCACCGGGCTCCTGCGCCTGGCCACCAGCGTCCTCAAGCACAAGCCCCCGTTCAAGTTCTCCCGTGAGGGCCAGGAGTTCCTGCGTGACGTCCACAACCTGCTTTTCCTCCTCCCCAGCCTGGCCGACCGCGCCCAGCCCAAGTGCAAGTCGCATGCGGCCCGCGCCGCCGCCTACGACCTCCTGGTGGAGACCGTGAAGGGCTCGGTGGAGAACTACCGCCTCCTCCACAACTGGGTCCTGTCGCAGCACATGCAGG CCTCTCACGCCCCATACAAATGGGACTACTGGCCGCATGACGACGTGCGTGCCGAGTGTCGCTTCGTGGGCCTCACCAACCTGGGGGCCACCTGCTACCTGGCCTCCACCATCCAGCAGCTCTACATGATCCCTGAGGCCCGGCAGGCAGTCTTCACTGCCAAG TATGCAGAGGAGATCAAGCACAAGACCACCTTGCTGGAGCTGCAAAAGATGTTCACCTATCTGATG GAGAGCGAGAGGAAGGCCTACAACCCCCGTCCGTTCTGTAAGACCTACACCATGGACAAGCAACCCCTCAACACGGGCGAGCAGAAAGACATGACCGAGTTCTTCACCGACCTCATCACCAAGATCGAGGAGATGTCTCATGACCTGAAAAACACGGTGAAGACGCTCTTTGGCGGGGTCATCACCAACAATGTGGTGTCGCTG GATTGCGACCACGTCAGCCAGACCGCGGAGGAGTTCTACACAGTCCGATGCCAGGTGGCTGACATGAAGAACATCTAT GAATCCCTGGACGAGGTGACAATCAAGGACACTCTAGAAGGGGACAACATGTACACATGCTCTCAGTGTGGCAAGAAAGTACGCGCTGAAAAAAG GGCGTGTTTCAAGAAGCTGCCACGCATCCTGAGCTTTAACACCATGCGCTACACCTTCAACATGGTCACCATGATGAAGGAGAAGGTCAACACGCACTTCTCCTTCCCCCTGCGCCTCGACATGACCCCCTACACAGAGGACTTCCTCATGGCCAAGGGCGACAGGAAAGAGG GTTTCCGGGAGGAGGGTGAGGCCAAGGTGGCGGAGAGCTACGAGTACGACCTCATCGGGGTCACCGTGCACACGGGCACGGCTGACGGCGGTCATTACTACAGCTTCATCCGGGACATCGTCAACCCACACGCCTACAAGAATAACAAGTG GTACCTGTTCAATGATGCTGAGGTGAAGCCCTTTGACTCGGCCCAGCTGGCCTCTGAGTGCTTCGGCGGAGAGATGACG acTAAAACATACGACTCGGTCACCGACAAGTTCATGGACTTCTCTTTTGAGAAG ACCCACAGCGCCTACATGCTCTTTTACAAACGAGTGGAGTCTGAGGAGGAAAACGCCAAGGACTTCAACTTTGATGTCTCCCCAGATCTACTTGAG TGGATTTGGCAGGACAACATGCAGTTTCTCCAGGACAAGAACATATTCGAACACACATACTTTGG GTTCATGTGGCAGCTTTGCAGCAGCATCCCTAGCACTTTACCAGACCCTAAAGCCATCTCCCTCATGACCGCCAAG CTAAGCACATCATTCGTCCTGGAGACGTTCATACACTCCAAAGAAAAG CCCACCATGCTGCAGTGGATCGAGCTGCTGACCAAACAGTTCAACAACAGCCAGGCAGCTTGTGAG TGGTTCTTGGACCGTATGGCTGATGATAACTGGTGGCCCATGCAGATCCTTATCAAGTGTCCCAATCAGATTGTAAGACAG ATGTTCCAGAGGTTGTGTATCCATGTCATTCAGAGGCTGAGGCCGGTCCACGCCCACCTGTACCTGCAGCCTGGCATGGAGGATGG GTCGGACGACATGGACGGCCCGGTGGAAGATATCGGCAGCCGCTCGTGCGTGACTCGCTTTGTCAAAACGCTGCTGTCCATCATGGAGCACGGCGTCAAGCCCCACAGCAAGCACCTAACGGAGTACTTCGCCTTCCTCTACGAGTTCGCCAagatgggggaggaggag AGTCAGTTCCTGTTGTCCCTACAAGCCATATCCATCATGGTACACTTCTACATGGGGACTAAGGGGCCCGAGAAC ccCCAAGTAGAGGTGTTGtctgaggaggagggagaagaagaggaggaagaggaggacatATTGTCCTTGGCTGAGGAGAAGTACCGGCCAGCCGCCCTGGAGAAGATGATTGCCCTCATCGCCCTGCTTGTTGAGCAGTCACGCTCTGAGAG acACCTGACTCTGTCCCAGAGTGACATGGCCGCCCTGACCGGGGGAAAGGGTTTCCCCTTCCTGTTCCAGCACATCAGAGACGGCATCAACATCCGGCAGACCTGCAACCTCATCTTCAGCCTGtgtcgctataacaaccgcctggCGGAGCAC ATTGTATCCATGCTCTTTACGTCGATCGCTAAACTGACGCCTGAGGTAAGCACTGAT GCGGCCAACCCTTTCTTCAAGCTGCTCACCATGCTGATGGAGTTGTCAGGCGGTCCTCCGGGCATGCCTTCCTTTGCCTCTTACATCCTGCAGAGGATCTGGGAG GTCATCGAGTTCAACCCCAGCCAGTGTCTGGATTGGCTGGCCGTGCAGACCCCCAGGAATAAGCTGGCCCACAGCTGGGTGCTGCAGAACATGGAGAACTGGGTGGAGCGCTTCCTGCTGGCGCACAACTACCCGCGCGTCCGCACCT CGGCGGCCTACCTCCTGGTCTCCCTCATTCCCAGCAACTCGTTCCGCCAGATGTTCCGTTCCACGCGCTCCCTCCACATCCCCACACGGGACCTGCCCCTGTCCCCCGACACCACGGTGGTGCTTCACCAG GTGTACAATCTTCTCCTGGGACTGCTGGGTCGAGCCAAGCTGTATGTGGACGCGGCAGTTCATGGCACCACCAAGCTGGTTCAGTACTTCAGCTTCATGACCTACTGCCTCATCTCCAAGACGGAGAAGCTCATGTTCTCCGGCTACTTCATGGACCTGTGGAACCTCTTCCAG CCCAAGCTGTCTGAGCCAGCCATCGCCACCAACCACAACAAGCAGGCTCTGCTCTCTTTCTGGTACAACGTGTGTATGGAGTGTCCCGAGAACGTCCGGCTAGTTGTCCAGAACCCTGTGGTCACCAAGAACATTGCCTTCAACTACATTCTGGCCGACCACGACGACCAAGAG GTGGTGCTTTTCAACCGGGGCATGCTGCCAGCCTACTACGGCATCCTGAGGATGTGCTGCGAGCAGTCCCCCGTCTTCACCCGCCAGCTGGCCTCCCACCAGAACATCCAGTGGGCCTTCAAGAACCTGACGCCGCATGCCAGCCAGTACCCTGGG GCGGTGGAGGAGCTTTTCAACCTGATGCAGCTGTTCGTGGCCCAGCGCTCAGACatgaaggaggaggagctggaggacgTTAAGCAGTTCAAGAAGACCACCATCAGCTGCTACCTCCGCTGCCTGGACGGGCGCTCGTGCTGGACCACGCTCATCAG CGCCTTCCGGGTGTTACTGGAGAACGACGAGGACAGGCTGCTTGTGGTCTTCAACAGAGGACTGATCCTGATGACCGAG TCGTTCAACACCCTGCACATGATGTACCACGAGGCCACGGCGTGTCACGTGACGGGGGACCTGGTGGAGCTGCTCTCCATCTTCCTGTCGGTGCTCAAAGCCACGCGCCCTTACCTGCAGCGCAAAG ACGTGAAGCAGGCTCTGATCCAGTGGCAGGAGCGAATCGACTTTGCCCACAAGCTGCTCACCCTCCTCAACTCCTACAGCCCCCCAGAACTCCGCAACGCCTGCCTAG ATGTTCTGAAGGAACTGGTCCTGTTAAGTCCCCACGACTTCCTGCACACACTGGTGCCCTTCCTGCAGCACAACCACTGCACCTATCACCATAGCAACATCCCCA TGTCGTTTGGGCCCTACCTTCCCTGCCGAGAGAACATCAAGCTGATGGGAGGCAAGAATAACATACGACCCCCGCGACCCGAGCTCAACATGTGCCTCCTGCCTTCCATGGTGGAGACTAGCAAG GGTAAAGACGAAGTGTATGACCGGATGCTCCTGGACTACTTCCTGTCCTACCACCAGTTCATCCACCTGCTCTGTCGAGTCGCCATCAACTGTGAGAAGTTCACAGAGACACTGGTCAAACTGA GTGTACTGATAGCGTATGAGGGCTTGCCTCTGCACTTGGCTCTCTTTCCCAAACTATGGACGGAGCTCTGCCAGTCACAG TCTGCCCTGGCTAAGACCTGCGTGAAGCTTCTGTGTGAGGACCCGGCGTTTGGCGAGTACATCAAGTGCATCCTGATGGACGAGAGGACCTTCCTTAACAGCAACATGGCTTACTCCTTCCTCACCTGCTTTCTGCACAAG GTCCAGAGCCAGGTTCTGTCAGGCCCGAGCTGTGCCAACCTGATCAGTCTGCTGGTGACCAACCTACTTAACGAATACCACAGCCTTCAGCCGGAGCTGGCCTCGCACCGCCTGGAGCTCAGCAAGACCAGCGGCCTCCTCAACGCT GACCTGCGAGCGCTGGCGTTGATGTTGTCCATACACACCCCCCAAGCGTTGGACCCGGCTCTGGGCCCGGCCCTGCAGGAGCTGCTGTCCAAGTGTCGTGCCTGTGTACAGCAACGCAGCACCCTGGAACAGGAGGCCAAGGATCGCAAGGCTAAAG CGGAGGAGGAGGGCGCCACCCCGGTGAAGCGCCGGCGGGTGAGCAGCGACGATGGCCCCGGGGAGGGCACCAGCGCTGGCACTGGCGGAGTAACCGGACCCGGACCGGGCTGTGCCTCCTCTGCCCTCCCCCCGTGCGCCGAGCTGAAGCCGGAGCCCCAGGAGGCGCTGACGCCCGCCAGCACCTCAGACACAGAGACGCGGGATTCCTCGTCCCTCATTGACCCGGGCACGGAGCACGACCCGCCCTCGCCGGATCCCGCCACCGCCAACTGCAGCCAATCCCCCGGGGACGCCTCCCCGAAGGAGGAGAAGATGGAGGCCTCCTCTTCGTCGTCGTCTTCATCTTCgtcgtcctcttcctcccttcCAGAGACCGGCGAGTCGTCGTACGGTGGTGGCGGCGGACGGGGAGGTGGGGAGCCTCAGTCGTCTCAGACTCAGCAGGCGGCCAGCGCcgaggatgaggagaggaggaaagaggagatggCAGTGGCGATGGATGAGACCgatgaggagagggaggcgGGCTCTAACCCTTGCGGAGGCTCGGCCACTCCAGCCTCAGAAGACGCGGCCTTCCCATCTGCCCTGGGGCTGGAGGGGGAGGGTCCAGAAATCCCTGGGTGCAGTAGCCACACCCCTTCACAGGCTCTGACGAACTCGGCCCCACCTCTGGACACGCTGGACATGCTATACAGGACGGTGGAGGCCACTATCGCGGTGGTCACCAAACTATCTGGGAAAGGGTCCTGTGCCGACTCTTCGTGA